The following are from one region of the Sorghum bicolor cultivar BTx623 chromosome 2, Sorghum_bicolor_NCBIv3, whole genome shotgun sequence genome:
- the LOC110432785 gene encoding WAS/WASL-interacting protein family member 3-like gives MVEAPTSQWPPPPPPPNSHPVGSRSLGSRSHAVTGRHTTPHGGGCGAAGPVRPPEARRRCVGQPRPPPAPVLSRVPDGGGGEGVGARWKLPPKSPSSSTPSFYSSLTLSRLAGLGGLLDPHRILSLGRVFPIDPDADTVPSPPLPLPPPPPLPPASFIEDPTIMPRAEQPVVVVLASAALPSATVAPPPPVVAMREEADAAAAGWRAGCEAWWFARVASMAIGSCRPDLAARRAVPCRAVPAPGRAVPSCRPGRAITVPHAGGMA, from the exons ATGGTGGAGGCTCCCACCTCCCAatggccgccgcctcctcctccgcccaaTTCCCATCCAGTAGGCAGCCGCTCGCTCGGCTCCAGATCCCACGCCGTGACAGGGCgccacaccacaccacatggcggcggatgcggcgcggCAGGGCCTGTGCGCCCGCCGGAGGCGCGGCGGCGGTGTGTCGGACagccccgacctccgcccgctccTGTCCTCAGCCGCGTCCCCGACGGCGGCGGGGGCGAGGGAGTGGGGGCGAGGTGGAAGCTGCCACCCAAGTCGCCCTCGTCGTCGACACCATCATTCTACAGCTCGCTGACCTTGTCCAGGCTGGCCGGGCTCGGCGGGCTCCTCGACCCGCATCGCATCCTATCGCTCGGCCGCGTCTTTCCCATCGACCCTGACGCCGACACAGTCCCATCGCCGCCACTCCcgctccctcctcctcctccgctgccgCCGGCTTCCTTCATTGAGGATCCGACAATTATGCCCCGCGCGGAGCaaccggtggtggtggtgctggcGTCAGCGGCATTGCCATCGGCCACggtggcgccaccgccgccagtGGTGGCCATGCGGGAGGAAGCGGACGCAGCGGCTGCCGGCTGGCGTGCTGGATGTGAGGCCTGGTGGTTTGCACGGGTCGCGTCT ATGGCCATCGGGTCGTGCCGGCCCGACCTGGCGGCCcggcgtgccgtgccgtgccgtgccgtgcctgccCCGGGCCGCGCCGTGCCGTCGTGCCGGCCGGGCCGTGCCATCACCGTGCCTCATGCCGGGGGTATGGCCTAA
- the LOC8055673 gene encoding adenylyl-sulfate kinase 3 isoform X2 has product MVDARLAARPPRPRAPVRLPFAASTATRRAGWRCPRDPRVDSSGGGTFPFPSPGRCPRLAVAHRNRSPAANLVEGKALKMSSTVPKSSNIFWHDCPVGKTDRQKLLKQKGCVVWITGLSGSGKSTLACTLGRELHTRGKLAYVLDGDNLRHGLNKDLGFNAEDRAENIRRVGEVAKLFSDAGLVCIASLISPYRRDRESCRAMLSDGSFIEVFLNMSLELCEARDPKGLYKLARAGKIKGFTGIDDPYEAPLNCEIEIKEADGVCPSPSDMAGQVVTYLEEKGFLHE; this is encoded by the exons ATGGTGGACGCACGCCTCGCGGCGCGCCCACCCCGCCCGCGTGCCCCTGTCCGCCTCCCGTTTGCCGCCTCCACCGCAACGCGGCGCGCGGGGTGGCGGTGCCCTCGCGATCCTCGTGTCGATTCCAGCGGCGGGGGTACCTTTCCCTTTCCCTCCCCTGGCCGTTGCCCGCGCCTCGCGGTCGCGCACCGGAACCGGAGCCCCGCGGCGAATCTAG TTGAGGGGAAAGCATTGAAAATGTCATCTACTGTGCCGAAGTCATCAAATATCTTCTGGCATGATTGTCCAGTTGGCAAGACTGATCGCCAGAAGCTACTCAAGCAGAAAGGCTGTGTTGTGTGGATTACCGGCCTTAGTGGTTCAG GTAAAAGTACGTTGGCATGTACATTAGGTCGGGAGCTCCACACAAGAGGGAAGCTTGCATATGTCCTTGATGGTGATAACTTAAGACATGGTCTGAACAAGGATCTTGGCTTTAACGCTGAAGATCGTGCTGAAAATATAAGGAGAGTTG GTGAAGTAGCAAAGTTATTTTCAGATGCGGGCCTTGTATGTATTGCAAGTTTGATATCTCCATATAGGAGGGACCGTGAATCTTGCCGTGCAATGTTGTCTGATGgtagctttattgaa GTTTTCTTGAACATGTCCTTGGAATTGTGTGAAGCAAGGGATCCAAAGGGCCTCTATAAGCTTGCTCGTGCAGGAAAAATAAAGG GTTTTACAGGAATAGATGACCCTTATGAAGCACCACTGAATTGCGAG ATTGAGATCAAAGAAGCTGATGGTGTATGCCCTTCGCCTTCTGACATGGCAGGGCAAGTGGTTACTTACCTTGAGGAGAAAGGCTTCCTGCACGAGTAG
- the LOC8055672 gene encoding uncharacterized protein LOC8055672, with protein MASLVHQASMPAMAPPCDDELVPQGFSCFGRSLSRASSSSRLEYRALQHEHGEERRAAAAAHDARSTRAKLRWKAVAHEIMAKGGGGGARRRKQQQQQQLAAFSYDSRSYALNFDQGADE; from the coding sequence ATGGCCAGCCTCGTGCACCAGGCGTCCATGCCGGCGATGGCGCCGCCATGCGACGATGAGCTGGTCCCGCAGGGCTTCAGCTGCTTCGGGCGCTCGCTGTCGCGGGCGTCGTCGTCGAGCCGGCTCGAGTACAGGGCGCTGCAGCACGAGCACGGCGAGGAgaggcgcgccgccgccgccgcgcacgaCGCGCGGTCGACGCGCGCCAAGCTGCGGTGGAAGGCGGTGGCGCACGAGATCATGGccaagggcggcggcggcggcgcgcggcggaggaagcagcagcagcagcagcagctggcggCCTTCAGCTACGACTCCCGGAGCTACGCGCTCAACTTCGACCAGGGCGCCGacgagtag
- the LOC8055673 gene encoding adenylyl-sulfate kinase 3 isoform X1 — protein sequence MVDARLAARPPRPRAPVRLPFAASTATRRAGWRCPRDPRVDSSGGGTFPFPSPGRCPRLAVAHRNRSPAANLGLPPPRPLLPTLPAAGIRTRVTGDGGCEGRPLVECTGDRSVEEQPEHAGVEGKALKMSSTVPKSSNIFWHDCPVGKTDRQKLLKQKGCVVWITGLSGSGKSTLACTLGRELHTRGKLAYVLDGDNLRHGLNKDLGFNAEDRAENIRRVGEVAKLFSDAGLVCIASLISPYRRDRESCRAMLSDGSFIEVFLNMSLELCEARDPKGLYKLARAGKIKGFTGIDDPYEAPLNCEIEIKEADGVCPSPSDMAGQVVTYLEEKGFLHE from the exons ATGGTGGACGCACGCCTCGCGGCGCGCCCACCCCGCCCGCGTGCCCCTGTCCGCCTCCCGTTTGCCGCCTCCACCGCAACGCGGCGCGCGGGGTGGCGGTGCCCTCGCGATCCTCGTGTCGATTCCAGCGGCGGGGGTACCTTTCCCTTTCCCTCCCCTGGCCGTTGCCCGCGCCTCGCGGTCGCGCACCGGAACCGGAGCCCCGCGGCGAATCTAGGTTTGCCTCCGCCCCGCCCTCTCCTCCCGACACTCCCGGCGGCTGGAATTAGGACGAGGGTAACAGGGGACGGAGGCTGCGAGGGACGCCCCCTCGTCGAATGCACCGGCGACCGATCTGTTGAGGAGCAGCCGGAGCACGCAGGAG TTGAGGGGAAAGCATTGAAAATGTCATCTACTGTGCCGAAGTCATCAAATATCTTCTGGCATGATTGTCCAGTTGGCAAGACTGATCGCCAGAAGCTACTCAAGCAGAAAGGCTGTGTTGTGTGGATTACCGGCCTTAGTGGTTCAG GTAAAAGTACGTTGGCATGTACATTAGGTCGGGAGCTCCACACAAGAGGGAAGCTTGCATATGTCCTTGATGGTGATAACTTAAGACATGGTCTGAACAAGGATCTTGGCTTTAACGCTGAAGATCGTGCTGAAAATATAAGGAGAGTTG GTGAAGTAGCAAAGTTATTTTCAGATGCGGGCCTTGTATGTATTGCAAGTTTGATATCTCCATATAGGAGGGACCGTGAATCTTGCCGTGCAATGTTGTCTGATGgtagctttattgaa GTTTTCTTGAACATGTCCTTGGAATTGTGTGAAGCAAGGGATCCAAAGGGCCTCTATAAGCTTGCTCGTGCAGGAAAAATAAAGG GTTTTACAGGAATAGATGACCCTTATGAAGCACCACTGAATTGCGAG ATTGAGATCAAAGAAGCTGATGGTGTATGCCCTTCGCCTTCTGACATGGCAGGGCAAGTGGTTACTTACCTTGAGGAGAAAGGCTTCCTGCACGAGTAG
- the LOC8055675 gene encoding protein FREE1 isoform X1, whose translation MQHGSGDYASSAPSGHYYQHQYAPPGSNPYPAATDAPAPGAVAGGYASAPPYSLGGGYPDQPPSAPAYSQPPSAPAYSQPPPQPQHGAGYTPYNTNPTTYPPEAYYSYTPPPTQTTAPPPAEPNPVPLPYDAPYYGGGYQPPATGYDNEDYLNEGAYAYSGGRGSEPYGARGTAPARSGSALFDDYGRSISAPSDDYGRSISAQSGWEEQSWGSGGGGGGGGSYGVIAKALPKAETHEDASGGAQKFRVKLLPEGVGNPTDVLCQIGLDGIRMLDPSTGRTLRIYPLDSLTRWEVLDASIFAFWAKTSVDVEPKRIRLKSSSYTSNTMLDTVTAATVQFKEIGGDARSKGAVETGKPSVQSNEKKKGFDWMFTKPVDEVKDHWVPDEVAKKCHSCAVDFSPFNRRHHCRNCGEIFCDKCSQGRIALTAEDNAPLVRVCDRCMAEVTQRLSIAKEAANRSATVQSHEDLARKLKEEMEKNRKSSGPASGGGSSGTRMREVACPTCTVHLQVQVPTSGSETVECGVCQHAFLVSAN comes from the exons ATGCAGCACGGGAGCGGCGACTACGCGTCCTCCGCCCCCTCCGGCCACTACTACCAGCACCAGTACGCGCCCCCCGGCTCCAACCCCTATCCAGCCGCCACCGACGCCCCGGCGCCGGGTGCAGTGGCGGGGGGCTACGCCTCCGCACCGCCCTACTCTCTCGGCGGCGGCTACCCCGACCAGCCGCCCTCCGCCCCGGCCTACTCGCAACCACCCTCCGCCCCGGCTTACTCGCAGCCGCCGCCCCAGCCCCAGCACGGCGCCGGGTACACGCCTTACAACACCAACCCCACGACCTACCCGCCGGAGGCGTATTACTCCTACACGCCGCCGCCCACCCAGACCACGGCCCCGCCGCCTGCGGAGCCCAACCCCGTGCCGCTGCCCTACGACGCCCCGTACTACGGGGGCGGGTACCAGCCGCCGGCCACGGGGTACGACAACGAGGATTACCTGAACGAGGGCGCGTACGCGTACAGCGGCGGCCGTGGCTCGGAGCCGTACGGGGCGCGCGGCACGGCCCCTGCGCGGTCGGGATCGGCGCTGTTTGATGACTATGGGCGGTCGATCAGTGCCCCATCTGATGACTATGGGCGATCGATCAGTGCCCAATCTGGATGGGAGGAGCAATCGTGGggcagtggtggtggtggcggaggGGGTGGGAGCTATGGGGTGATCGCAAAGGCCCTTCCTAAGGCGGAAACACATGAGGATGCGAGTGGTGGTGCACAGAAGTTTCGGGTTAAGCTGCTGCCAGAGGGTGTTGGGAACCCTACTGATGTGCTTTGCCAG ATTGGTCTAGATGGAATTCGCATGCTTGATCCGAGTACAGGCAGGACCCTAAGGATTTATCCACTCGATTCACTGACAAGATGGGAG GTTTTGGATGCATCTATATTTGCATTCTGGGCGAAGACATCAGTGGATGTTGAACCAAAGAGAATTAGGCTGAAGTCAAGCAGTTATACTTCCAATACTATGCTTGACACTGTGACAGCAGCAACAGTGCAG TTTAAGGAGATAGGTGGAGATGCAAGAAGCAAAGGAGCAGTGGAAACTGGCAAGCCTTCAGTACAATCAAATGAGAAAAAGAAAGGTTTTGATTGGATGTTTACAAAACCTGTTGATGAAGTGAAAGACCATTGG GTCCCAGATGAGGTTGCCAAGAAGTGTCACTCGTGCGCCGTTGATTTTAGCCCTTTCAATCGCAGG CATCATTGTCGGAACTGTGGTGAAATCTTTTGTGATAAATGCAGTCAGGGAAGAATTGCTCTGACAGCTGAGGATAATGCTCCACTTGTCAGAGTTTGTGATAGATGCATG GCCGAGGTCACTCAAAGGCTTAGCATTGCTAAGGAAGCTGCCAACAGATCTGCAACTGTGCAAAGTCATGAAGATCTTGCAAGAAAACTGAAG GAGGAAATGGAGAAAAACCGCAAGTCTTCAG GTCCAGCATCTGGTGGTGGTTCATCTGGTACCAGAATGAGGGAAGTCGCGTGCCCTACCTGCACAGTCCATCTTCAG GTTCAGGTTCCAACATCTGGCTCAGAGACAGTGGAGTGTGGAGTGTGCCAGCATGCCTTCCTTGTCAGCGCCAATTGA
- the LOC8055673 gene encoding adenylyl-sulfate kinase 3 isoform X3, whose product MSSTVPKSSNIFWHDCPVGKTDRQKLLKQKGCVVWITGLSGSGKSTLACTLGRELHTRGKLAYVLDGDNLRHGLNKDLGFNAEDRAENIRRVGEVAKLFSDAGLVCIASLISPYRRDRESCRAMLSDGSFIEVFLNMSLELCEARDPKGLYKLARAGKIKGFTGIDDPYEAPLNCEIEIKEADGVCPSPSDMAGQVVTYLEEKGFLHE is encoded by the exons ATGTCATCTACTGTGCCGAAGTCATCAAATATCTTCTGGCATGATTGTCCAGTTGGCAAGACTGATCGCCAGAAGCTACTCAAGCAGAAAGGCTGTGTTGTGTGGATTACCGGCCTTAGTGGTTCAG GTAAAAGTACGTTGGCATGTACATTAGGTCGGGAGCTCCACACAAGAGGGAAGCTTGCATATGTCCTTGATGGTGATAACTTAAGACATGGTCTGAACAAGGATCTTGGCTTTAACGCTGAAGATCGTGCTGAAAATATAAGGAGAGTTG GTGAAGTAGCAAAGTTATTTTCAGATGCGGGCCTTGTATGTATTGCAAGTTTGATATCTCCATATAGGAGGGACCGTGAATCTTGCCGTGCAATGTTGTCTGATGgtagctttattgaa GTTTTCTTGAACATGTCCTTGGAATTGTGTGAAGCAAGGGATCCAAAGGGCCTCTATAAGCTTGCTCGTGCAGGAAAAATAAAGG GTTTTACAGGAATAGATGACCCTTATGAAGCACCACTGAATTGCGAG ATTGAGATCAAAGAAGCTGATGGTGTATGCCCTTCGCCTTCTGACATGGCAGGGCAAGTGGTTACTTACCTTGAGGAGAAAGGCTTCCTGCACGAGTAG
- the LOC8055675 gene encoding protein FREE1 isoform X2, translating into MQHGSGDYASSAPSGHYYQHQYAPPGSNPYPAATDAPAPGAVAGGYASAPPYSLGGGYPDQPPSAPAYSQPPSAPAYSQPPPQPQHGAGYTPYNTNPTTYPPEAYYSYTPPPTQTTAPPPAEPNPVPLPYDAPYYGGGYQPPATGYDNEDYLNEGAYAYSGGRGSEPYGARGTAPARSGSALFDDYGRSISAPSDDYGRSISAQSGWEEQSWGSGGGGGGGGSYGVIAKALPKAETHEDASGGAQKFRVKLLPEGVGNPTDVLCQIGLDGIRMLDPSTGRTLRIYPLDSLTRWEVLDASIFAFWAKTSVDVEPKRIRLKSSSYTSNTMLDTVTAATVQFKEIGGDARSKGAVETGKPSVQSNEKKKGFDWMFTKPVDEVKDHWVPDEVAKKCHSCAVDFSPFNRRHHCRNCGEIFCDKCSQGRIALTAEDNAPLVRVCDRCMAEVTQRLSIAKEAANRSATVQSHEDLARKLKEMEKNRKSSGPASGGGSSGTRMREVACPTCTVHLQVQVPTSGSETVECGVCQHAFLVSAN; encoded by the exons ATGCAGCACGGGAGCGGCGACTACGCGTCCTCCGCCCCCTCCGGCCACTACTACCAGCACCAGTACGCGCCCCCCGGCTCCAACCCCTATCCAGCCGCCACCGACGCCCCGGCGCCGGGTGCAGTGGCGGGGGGCTACGCCTCCGCACCGCCCTACTCTCTCGGCGGCGGCTACCCCGACCAGCCGCCCTCCGCCCCGGCCTACTCGCAACCACCCTCCGCCCCGGCTTACTCGCAGCCGCCGCCCCAGCCCCAGCACGGCGCCGGGTACACGCCTTACAACACCAACCCCACGACCTACCCGCCGGAGGCGTATTACTCCTACACGCCGCCGCCCACCCAGACCACGGCCCCGCCGCCTGCGGAGCCCAACCCCGTGCCGCTGCCCTACGACGCCCCGTACTACGGGGGCGGGTACCAGCCGCCGGCCACGGGGTACGACAACGAGGATTACCTGAACGAGGGCGCGTACGCGTACAGCGGCGGCCGTGGCTCGGAGCCGTACGGGGCGCGCGGCACGGCCCCTGCGCGGTCGGGATCGGCGCTGTTTGATGACTATGGGCGGTCGATCAGTGCCCCATCTGATGACTATGGGCGATCGATCAGTGCCCAATCTGGATGGGAGGAGCAATCGTGGggcagtggtggtggtggcggaggGGGTGGGAGCTATGGGGTGATCGCAAAGGCCCTTCCTAAGGCGGAAACACATGAGGATGCGAGTGGTGGTGCACAGAAGTTTCGGGTTAAGCTGCTGCCAGAGGGTGTTGGGAACCCTACTGATGTGCTTTGCCAG ATTGGTCTAGATGGAATTCGCATGCTTGATCCGAGTACAGGCAGGACCCTAAGGATTTATCCACTCGATTCACTGACAAGATGGGAG GTTTTGGATGCATCTATATTTGCATTCTGGGCGAAGACATCAGTGGATGTTGAACCAAAGAGAATTAGGCTGAAGTCAAGCAGTTATACTTCCAATACTATGCTTGACACTGTGACAGCAGCAACAGTGCAG TTTAAGGAGATAGGTGGAGATGCAAGAAGCAAAGGAGCAGTGGAAACTGGCAAGCCTTCAGTACAATCAAATGAGAAAAAGAAAGGTTTTGATTGGATGTTTACAAAACCTGTTGATGAAGTGAAAGACCATTGG GTCCCAGATGAGGTTGCCAAGAAGTGTCACTCGTGCGCCGTTGATTTTAGCCCTTTCAATCGCAGG CATCATTGTCGGAACTGTGGTGAAATCTTTTGTGATAAATGCAGTCAGGGAAGAATTGCTCTGACAGCTGAGGATAATGCTCCACTTGTCAGAGTTTGTGATAGATGCATG GCCGAGGTCACTCAAAGGCTTAGCATTGCTAAGGAAGCTGCCAACAGATCTGCAACTGTGCAAAGTCATGAAGATCTTGCAAGAAAACTGAAG GAAATGGAGAAAAACCGCAAGTCTTCAG GTCCAGCATCTGGTGGTGGTTCATCTGGTACCAGAATGAGGGAAGTCGCGTGCCCTACCTGCACAGTCCATCTTCAG GTTCAGGTTCCAACATCTGGCTCAGAGACAGTGGAGTGTGGAGTGTGCCAGCATGCCTTCCTTGTCAGCGCCAATTGA
- the LOC8055671 gene encoding 40S ribosomal protein S13-1, giving the protein MGRMYGPGKGMSSSVLPYARAAPGWVRSTAADVEEMIVRAAKKGHLPSQIGALLRDTHGVPLVHGVTGGKILRMLKARGLAPEVPEDLYFLIKKAVAIRKHLDRNRTDVDAKFRLILVESRVHRLIRYYRRTKKIAPNLKYESTTASALVA; this is encoded by the coding sequence ATGGGCCGCATGTACGGGCCCGGGAAGGGCATGTCCTCGTCGGTGCTGCCCTACGCTCGCGCCGCCCCTGGCTGGGTGAGGTCGACCGCCGCGGACGTGGAGGAGATGATCGTGCGCGCCGCCAAGAAGGGCCACCTGCCGTCGCAGATCGGTGCGCTTCTCCGCGACACGCACGGCGTCCCGCTGGTCCACGGCGTCACGGGCGGCAAGATCCTGCGCATGCTCAAGGCCCGCGGCCTCGCGCCGGAGGTGCCCGAGGACCTCTACTTCCTCATCAAGAAGGCCGTCGCGATCAGGAAGCACCTGGACAGGAACCGCACGGACGTGGACGCCAAGTTCCGCCTCATCCTCGTCGAGAGCAGGGTCCACCGCCTGATCCGCTACTACCGCCGCACCAAGAAGATCGCCCCCAACTTGAAGTACGAATCCACCACCGCGAGCGCTCTTGTGGCGTGA
- the LOC8055670 gene encoding probable serine/threonine-protein kinase WNK1 → MIGANTNAAVYPCPEYAEVDPTGRYGRFSDVLGKGASKIVYRAFDEYQGMEVAWNQVKLHDFLQSPEDLERLYCEIHLLKTLKHRNIMKFYTSWVDVSRRNINFITEMFTSGTLRQYRQRHRRVNIWAVKHWCRQILSGLLYLHSHNPPIIHRDLKCDNIFVNGNQGEVKIGDLGLAAILRKSHAVHCVGTPEFMAPEVYEEEYNELVDIYSFGMCVLEMVTFEYPYSECTHPVQIYKKVISGTKPEALYKVKDPMVRHFVEKCLATASQRLSARELLDDPFLQGDDVAVSLDGGDYHVPSNYIRQPSHLGHTYSNGSTMSNGFSESIYEDALSEDCEDDDIKGQDGIDLFKENEDEPLGNLDITIKGRKSEDGGIFLRLRISDNDGRVRNIYFPFDIEADTALSVATEMVAELDITDHEVTRIADMIDGEVSALVPDWRPGPGIEEAPDTSYCHNCGSNVSSCGSLYAYMSSGRQGCQCAELHGRFEEITFQADGEQCDLQESAGSSDDGGGQTEHYVKSKESTHVNGLVQMGRRDLSNQLCFSSFQEQSCSSNRYENDNNHHTNGFDMKHEVKIAKYKARKMAQLKRAIHPSLDFDNAYGVNRMKPSLNKLQSFHIGKNHSFRVPTSPSKVSMDYHSDVNSQVWHSRHPDPGAQRARHCEVNAAGSSPDYVFTARRYYTGAQLPPNLPRTKSVPPLSAVDA, encoded by the exons GTACAGGGCGTTCGACGAGTACCAGGGGATGGAGGTGGCGTGGAACCAGGTGAAGCTGCACGACTTCCTGCAGAGCCCCGAGGACCTGGAGCGGCTCTACTGCGAGATCCACCTCCTCAAGACGctcaagcaccgcaacatcatGAAGTTCTACACCTCCTGGGTCGACGTCTCCCGCCGCAACATCAACTTCATCACCGAGATGTTCACCTCCGGCACCCTCCGCCA GTACAGGCAGAGGCACCGGAGGGTGAACATATGGGCGGTGAAGCACTGGTGCCGGCAAATCCTCAGCGGCCTGCTGTATCTGCACAgccacaatccacccatcatccaccGGGACCTCAAGTGTGACAACATCTTCGTGAACGGCAACCAGGGCGAGGTCAAGATTGGCGACCTCGGCCTCGCCGCCATCCTCCGCAAGTCCCATGCCGTCCATTGCGTGG GTACACCGGAGTTCATGGCACCGGAGGTGTATGAGGAGGAGTACAACGAGCTGGTGGACATCTACTCGTTTGGGATGTGCGTGCTCGAGATGGTCACATTTGAGTACCCATACAGCGAGTGTACACACCCGGTGCAGATATACAAGAAAGTGATCTCT GGTACTAAGCCAGAAGCTCTGTACAAGGTGAAAGATCCAATGGTGAGGCACTTCGTCGAGAAGTGCCTGGCAACGGCCTCTCAGAGACTGTCAGCGAGAGAACTGCTTGATGATCCCTTCCTACAGGGTGATGACGTGGCTGTTTCTTTGGATGGTGGAGATTATCATGTACCTTCCAATTATATACGGCAGCCTTCACATTTAGGGCATACCTATAGTAATGGCTCCACGATGAGTAATGGATTTTCGGAAAGCATTTATGAAGATGCTTTGAGTGAAGACTGCGAGGATGATGACATAAAAGGCCAAGATGGCATTGACTTGTTCAAAGAGAATGAAGATGAGCCTCTTGGCAATTTGGATATAAcaatcaaagggagaaagagtGAGGATGGAGGCATATTCCTCAGATTGCGGATTTCTGATAATGATG GACGGGTACGCAACATCTATTTTCCTTTCGACATTGAGGCTGATACCGCACTAAGTGTTGCAACGGAAATGGTAGCCGAGCTGGATATAACTGACCATGAAGTTACTCGAATTGCTGACATGATTGATGGTGAGGTCAGTGCATTGGTACCAGATTGGAGGCCTGGTCCGGGCATAGAGGAAGCTCCTGACACTTCATACTGCCATAACTGTGGATCCAACGTGTCATCGTGTGGTTCACTTTACGCCTACATGTCATCAGGCCGTCAAGGTTGCCAATGTGCAGAGCTACATGGGCGGTTTGAGGAGATCACATTCCAAGCAGATGGAGAGCAGTGTGATTTGCAGGAATCTGCAGGCAGCTCTGATGATGGAGGTGGCCAAACAGAGCATTATGTCAAAAGCAAGGAGTCCACTCATGTGAATGGCCTTGTACAGATGGGTAGAAGAGATCTTTCTAATCAGCTTTGCTTCAGTTCATTTCAAGAGCAATCATGTTCATCTAACCGTTACGAGAATGACAATAACCATCACACAAATGGGTTCGACATGAAGCATGAGGTAAAGATTGCCAAGTACAAAGCACGGAAAATGGCACAGTTAAAGAGGGCTATCCATCCATCTCTTGACTTTGACAATGCATATGGAGTAAATAGGATGAAGCCTTCACTGAACAAGCTTCAATCTTTCCATATTGGAAAGAACCACAGTTTCCGCGTGCCAACAAGCCCGAGTAAAGTAAGTATGGATTATCATTCTGACGTGAACAGCCAAGTATGGCATAGCAGGCACCCCGATCCGGGAGCCCAAAGGGCCCGGCATTGTGAGGTCAATGCAGCTGGGAGCAGCCCGGATTATGTGTTTACAGCGAGGCGCTACTATACTGGAGCTCAGTTGCCGCCAAATCTCCCGAGAACAAAATCTGTACCCCCCCTAAGTGCTGTCGACGCCTGA